The genomic region TGTGGGGGGGAAAGCCGACTTACTGCTGGGATATTGCTATTAAGAATTCAAAAGTAAAGAAGGATAATGTCCAGGTAAGCATGCTCGAAATTTACcttgtattttaattcttcaCTATGTCAAGTGTTTGATCAATGGAATCTCTGTGTTGTTGCAGCATTTCCCTAAGCAGATAGCATTAGACTGCTTGGCAAGAAATCAGAATGAGGTAACCATTAGAGATTGTGATCTGTATCAACAATTCAAGTGTACTGTGAAGACGGCATATCGTAACGGGGTTCCAAGTCCATCTGAGAAATACATGACCAAAGGCTGGTACGCATACGTGAAGGCCAAAGGGTTCAAGAGAGGTGACAAACTTACCTGTCAATTGGCCCGACATGGTAGTTTCATTTATGTTACgatgaagaagaaatgatgggtCTTGGAAATTTGTGGAAGAACTTGTTAACCATTATGTTTATTAAGTGTTTTCAGTATAAACTCTTCTTCCCTTATGTATGGGGGAATTTAAATGTTTTTGTTGGATGGAATTTTGTTTTGAACTGTGACTGCAGTGTTCCTTAACTCTATGAAAACTCAACTATGTTTTTTGTTTAACTTCTATTGGTTGCATCTTTTTTATAATTCTGCTGTTATGGTATATATAAGTATATTTATATGTTATGGATGACTATTTTGGCACCTAACTTTATTGTGAATCGGTGAATCCATATGTTTGTAAAATCAAAACTATTATTTTGTTAGAATGCTGTCATTTAGAATATGAATTCATTTTTTTCTGTATCTGTTAAGAAagtgaaaaatatttcaaaaaaacatAAGTCCATACTCTATTAGATATttaaatatatgttattaataataaaaaaaaataaatgaattaatttattttgtactgcgaataaaaaaggaaatatattgaaacatatataacaaaatttaaaaaagtaaTGATGTATggtttacaatatatatatacatgttacAAAGTGTAATgatgaatattattttaaattgtcTTTGGTTTTTATGTCCTATAGAATAAAGGCCCATCAATTTTCACGGCCCAAACTGTAAGTGTATACCTAAGGGCATATATAGGAAGTTTTTGATAAATGATAAAATCTTGCTCTATTATCATTAACACTTTGGAAAATGGTGAAGTGGGGGGTACCATTTGTTCCTTCTCCTTCCAGCAGGTAAGTGTAAAATGCATGCTTAAAGAAAATTTCTTCTTACATAAAAAAATTTCAGACTTCTCTAGTTTTGCATGCACTGAAAAATTGATCTCAATTGGGGATGTATAGTTGATAACTTAGTATTTATTAAAGGTTTTTGTTAGATCTGTTCTAATATGACTGTTGTtcttaacaacaaaaaaaaaacaatgaataGTTATATTCGAAAAATTTTGTTATAATTTGTAGAATAATTGTACTGTTGTATATAATGTTTAAGTGATCCGGAAAGAGACTCCCTTGAGTGGGCACGTCAAATCATTAAAGAGTTCGACGAAGAGCaagataaaatgttaaaaaatctCATAAACCATGGATTTCTTACTGAAGAGGAATGCATTGCTGATTATAGTGGTGAAGTAAAGTGGAGGAAGCATGTCACAGAATCAAACATGCATGGACAAAATGCACTGGTAAATATCTTGAAAAATTTAAtgtatttatgtatatatttgtaAAGCTCATGTACATATCATGCATGTTGTAAAATCTGCAGAATGTTCCTATGGAAATATCGAAGACGTGCTTTGGAAAGACGCAGAATGCAATAAGGATGGTAGATcttgttgatggaaaaggatatcAGTGCGAAATTCTTAGGGCCAGAAGGAATGAGTATGAAATACATATTGGGGTTGGATGGTACTCTTTTGCAAGAGAGAAAAAACTTAAATCAGGAGACGTGCTGGAATTCTCAATGATTCCATTTTCAGATCTGATGTTTGTTCGGTTAGTGAACAGGAATTGATGTTGCTGGTATGATTTAATACGAAGGTAATGTGTTGGGTTGGTTGTTTGTTATCTTTATAGTTTGTGTTGGGTtggatgttttttatttttagactttGTGTTGTGAATGGTGTTTGTTTAAGAATATGGAATTTATGTTGACTGCGATTTAGTTTTACCTCTGTTTATTTCTATGAATGATGTTGCAAATGCTATACTGTATGGTAACAAAGTGATTTAGTCTTAAAAAGAATTACAGTTTTATATTGTTTGGTGGAGCTGTTTTATTAAAAAGGGGATCTTTTTATGATGTAATTCTTTTAGAGCATGTTTCTGTTTCTTTATGGCATTTGTTCCTAATGATATATAATTGAAGAATGTGTGAATTGCAAAAAATATATATCCATGAGTTGCATATACTATATATTGcccatacaaaaaaaaatattgtgcATCTACGAAAAAATCATAgtatccttcaagatcttcattaGAATCTCCAGAACTTTAAATGATTAACGTGCATGgcgtttaaaatgtcaaaatacTAATTGAATGGAACATTTAATTGTCCAATTATAAATTTTCAAAGACTTCTTTGAAAACGACATTCGTCGTCGCCGACAATGGTTGTTTGTCTTTGTCGTGAATTAAAATCTTTAGACCCTTTTTGCTCTTCACTCTTGATACTGCCACATAAAATTGACCATGACTGAACACGCTTCTTGGCAAATATATACCGACGAAATCTAAAGATTGACCTTGAGATTTGTTGATTGTCATAGCGTAGCATACCATTATAGGAAACTGTCTTCTGGTCATTCGGAAGGGCCATGGTGATTGAGTCGGAGTTATATCCATTCGTGCAATGTATACAATACCACCAATGTTCTTTCCAGAAATAATTTTTGCTTCTATAACATGATCGGCCAATTTGGTAACAATGAGACGTGTTCCATTGCAAAGGCCTTCTGCTTGGTCAATATTCCTGAGCAGCATTATTGGTGTACCGATCTTCAATTTGATTTTATGATTGGGGACACCGGAAGTTTGCAAGGCATTCAAAAACTCTGGAGTTAACACATCAAAAGATTCATTGCCGTCACCGTCTGTTGTATCAACTGAATCCGAGCTTAAATACTCTTTCTCTTGACCTGCGGGTTGACAATGTTATTTGTTGTTGTAAATAATATTGggcatgaaaaaataaaatacaaaacgcaatattataaaaaaatgttgattacCGGGAACAAATTCTAAAATATACTGATTGATTTGATCAACAGTCTCTATGGTTCCAGCTAATATTGCCCTTGACTGTAGAAAATCCACATTATTGTAATTAACGGCAAAATTTGGATAGGTGTATTCAAATATTGCCTGAAGGGGATCATCAAAATTAGAGATCAACAGATCTTTAGGAACGTCGATCTCTGCGTAACCATCATTTGGTTCTGATATCTTCCCATCTCCAACAGTTAAAATCCAATCTGAGAATTGTCTTAACTCTGCGGAACTGGTGGTATTTGCCGACTGCTGTAGTCGCATATTCTTTGTGAGTTTCAAAACCTTGCAGTGATCCCATATGTATGATGAATTGATTGTAGCATGAACTATATCCGAGCGGCTGCCTCTTGGAATCACTGGAAGAATTTGCCTGAAATCACCGCCAAAGACTATTACCTTACCtccaaatattttatttgatgctTTGGATCCACCCATGATATCCTTCATAGTTTTATCCAATGCCTCAAAACAAAATTTGTGACACATTGGAGCCTCGTCCCAGATTATCAACTTTGATAGTTTTAGTAGATCACCTCTATCGCTCCCTTTGTTAATGTCGCATGTCGAAGATTCAAGCGTGGGAATCGGAATTTTGAATTTAGAATGCGCCGTCCGGCCACCTGGAAGTAATAGTGAGGCAATCCCAGAAGAAGCAACTGTCAGACATATTTGTTTCTTTGATCTTATATAAGAAGCTAGTGTTCTCCACATATAGGTTTTGCCTGTACCGCCGTAACCATAAAGAAAGAACACGCCTCCATTCTGGTTGTTCACGGCCATCATGATTTTCTTAAATACATCCCTCTGTTCATCTGTTGGTAATTAGGAAATTATTCTTAAACAATCATAAGATACTATGCTATGCTATTGTTAATTTGGTTTTACATTTATAACAGATTTCAAATGGACAGTGAAGAAACCTGTGAGATTCTGATACAGCATGTTAAATTCTTGAAGTTGTTCATCGGGATTGTAGTTCCGCTCTTCGTAAATAAGCTTGTTGCCAAATTCTTCGGGAACATATCCTTGTGGTTTTGGCATCCCAGGAAAGTCGCTCAGGCTCTTACGGTTACGTTGTAGTAACTTTTCTATCTCAATCAAAGTTAGATTGTATATTTCTTGTTCTGACAACCTCAAACCTATTTGACAGAAGTTTGCAaaagaattatttaaaaaatgaagttaatGAAGTTTATATCTAAttcattttttcaataaaatgttACCTCTGTTGTTGGCAATAGTCTGCTGAGAGTAAAGAATTCCATCAGATAGAAGATCCCTTGTTTTGCTCCACACATGCCTTGGTCTGTTAATGCTACTTGACAACAACATGTGGACAAAAAGCAATCTTAAATAGTGGCCAGAACCCCACTGAAATGCCTCTGAAATAGCAGCTATAAATTCACGATCATCCCCAATAAATCCCATTGCAAAACATGCATCACGGAAAGTATCGTATTTGACGTTGTTAACTATTTTCAGTTCTGAATAATTTCGAGGGCCCTTGACATGTGTAAGCATCATTCTGAGAAAGTACAATTCTCCTGTAGTTGGAGGAACCCAAATTAACCTGCCAATTGTGTAACCCCTCTGCCTGGGTTTCCACTCTCTTTTCTTTTTGACATATACaaactttgaaacaaaattgCTATAAGTTAACTGTTGAGCTTCGGTGTATTTCTGATTAGCTTCAAACCATGCCGTAAACATCGATTCAGTTACGCTTGGTTTATCAAGGACATTGGAAACATTGCTGATGTCAGTATAGTAGACTGAATGTTGACCTTCGCAATGGAAGTGTAATCTCTCCACAGCTGGTCTCCTTCCATGAATGGGGAAACCATAAATCCTCCAGGATGCTTCACTGGGAGAAACATACCTACAGTCAATATACTGCTTGATTTCATCAATATCTTGACGCTCAATAGGACAtccattttcattcataacaattGCAGCTGTTATTCGATCATAGCCTTTGTTGAtgtatttaaacaaatattttatggaTGTGCTTTGATTGCACCATTCCATATTAATATGAGTTCTGAACTTCAACAACAATTTTGCATTGTAAGGAACAACAAATCTATTGTCAACCTCTATACCATTCCTAATGACAGTGTGACCGTTGTCCCTTCTTCTGTAAACCGGATAACCATCTTGATCGACAACCGTCTCAGCCCGAAAGTCTTTAGGAAAGTATTTGGAACATTTACCATCCTTCATGCATTGCGAAAGCCGGTTTGCGTTTCCGCAAGGTCCGTGTATCATGTGACTTTTTACCAAATTATATAAGTCTCCGTCGGTGTCCTTGTTTGGAATTTCGGCAGATATAATACGGTCAATATCAGCAGGTGTTGGATATTTGCTGGATGGATGTAGAAATATCAAAATATGAGCGTGGGGAAGGCCTCTCTTCTGAAACTCAATTGTGTACATATCTACAACAGAAAAAAAAAGTATGAATAATGATGGTTAAGAATAAAATTAACGTATGATCAGTTTTGAGATGAATCAATACTTACACGCAAGAACTTTGCCCATACAACTTTTTTTAGTCAAATCTGACAGTAACTCATCGAATTTCATCTTAAATACTCTTGCTATGAGGTCAGGCCGATCTGCTGGTGTCAAATTATTAGGAGCAAGTACACGTTTCAATTCCGGCCAGTTTGGATTACACGTAAACGTTATGAATAGATCGGGAAATCCAACATAACTACATATTGCCATTCCATCAAagtaaagttgatccatgtatctGCGACTACCAACATAGGACGATGGAAGGACAACTCTTTTCCCTGTGTTTGCACCATCGGTATGTCCATTGGTTCTGATATCTGTGAGATAGTTATACTTTCCAACTCTAAGTTTAGATTGATTTTTTCTTAACCATCGAAGTCTCTCAGATTCCATCATTGTATAACCATCAACCAAAAACTGTTGAAATAACCTTCTTGATCTGATAACTGTTTGGGCCTCATCCTTTCTGGCTTGAATACGAAATGCAAACCACTCTCTAATTGTGAGCCTATTTCTTTTATTTGCTTCCTCCCACGGAACATCCTCATTGTCGGCTACTCCAGTCATTGATTCTGAGTTACGCCgattgttggaatcttgactacGGTGTCTAATGTTCGGCCTGTAACCATCTTCGCCATAGGGGAAAAGCAATGGATATTGAAATCCCAAATATGATGTATGATATTCATCTATTCTTTGAAGTTGTCCAGTCTGTTTGTGCATTATTATGTCCCTCTTCTCAGCAGTGTCAACATCACCAACAATTAGAGCAGCAACTTCAGAAACAGTTGGTTGATTATAAATTCTCCCATCGGTGCGCCGCTCGGAAATAAGACGGAGCTTTAGGTCAGAAACATTGCCTTCTGAAAGTATATCCCTTGCCATCTTAAAACTCTGGGCATGAACATTGTGTTGATACAACATAGAAGAGAGTTTTTTCACTATGTCAATATCTATTCCTTCTTTTGTCCTGCAAAGAATGAAAACTAATCAATGGTACATGGTTCATATCGCATAAAACATCGAAAAATAAATACACGAAGGAATTGATAAACATACTTGAATCCGTTTAATCTATGCTGTATTTCATGTTCAGTATCATATATATAGAGTTGTGCAAATCGGGGGTTTTGTCCTGGCAATGGTAACATGCTACCTATACGATGACATGATTGTCCTTGAATTCGGTAATTTGGAGGACCTCTACCATTATTAAAACGGTTGTCCATTTTAGCACCCGGAGACGTAAATGCAAACATCATGTTGAAAAGACGTATTTGTTGTTGAAATAGTTTTGATTCAGGGTTTGTTTGGTCAAACAGCAGTTTCTGTAACACCGGTGGAGGTTCTCTCAATAAAGGAATTTGAACTTTACCATCACCGCAACACATCGTGAACTTAGGACTTAATGTTTGCCGACACTTGGTCTTCCTTTCTAAATACCACATGTTTGCACCACATTTTGGACATTCAAACACTGGATCACCTATGTCGTAAAAATCTCCTAAATGAATGCACAACTAAGTTAACAGATGAAAGGATGTTTAATAATAGAAATGTACTGACAATGATCAAATTATTGTTAAAAAACCTGATGGTAGTGCATTGACTACTACAGCTTGATTGTCCATATCTTCTTCATCTTCGTCCATAACCATGCTGTCATCTGAACTCCAACCTATGGAAAATGATACATGCAAAATAATTAGAAATTTGTTAAGTGTTTAAATTAATCAAGAATGTACATTACCATAAATAAACCATACTCTCAGAcgaatcatcatgcatattttccTCTTCGTTGTCATCTCCAAAAAGTTCATTGATTTCAGTAGTATGTAAGGGAGAGTTTTTTGAAGATGTAGAACCACGTTCACCAACAACGTTATCAAATCTATTCTTTAAATTCGTCCCTGTCATATTGATGTTTCTGCATGTAACCACCCTTGGACGTTTTTTATTCAACGAATTTGCAAGATTACTGATCACCGAGGAAGCATGAGTTTTCTGCAAAGTTGTTATAACCGAATTGCTGGAACTTGGAATGTTCTGAGAGATGGTAGAAAATGGAATTCTTGCATGAGCATTATCATGACTACTAATTGGGGTAGTTTTGCCTACATTCTCCTTCTGCAGTCCATTGTACTTCTTTGCTCTCTTGGATTGAAGTTGACGTTTACGATGAAGTCTTGCTTCTGCTGATCTTTTTTTGCTTAACACACTGCTAAACCATTTATCTTCAAGAGCCTTTTGATTCAGACCATCCATATTTCTGGTTTTTTAGTTTGATTATACAGATTTTCAGAGAAATACTTGATGGGAACATAAGGTCATATATATGTAGGTTTAAGTTATATGGATATGTAATAATTACAGTAGGAGTAGATATTATCAATGATGCCTTTGTTTGGTCCTTTACTTTCATCTGCACGCTTAGCATAGTCATAAATTAATCTCTTTCAAGGCCAATTTAGTTTTGATATTGTAATGATTATCATTATACTTTATTACACGTTAAGTGTCATTAAACATCCAATGCATGATAGAAAAGCAATGATAATAGTTTATGTGTGAAACAAACTTAACTTGTGTAGTTTCCCAAAGCATGTCATAACTGAAATGAGTGAGTAAGTGTCTATAGTGCAAAAATGGAGTTCTTGAAAATATTTcatgaataaataaaaactattataAGTTTAGTCTAAGAAATAATGGAATAGCAAAAGTTATATTGGTTGAtatgcataactgtttttgaatATATTAATAGGATCATGATTTAGTaattcataaaatatttaaaaagaacccTAAATATGCAAGATCAAAACATGTTTATAACTAAATTTGCATAATTTAGTTATTatgattttgtaaataaaatatatagattCTTACCTGCAGCATATATTACAATCATATTATGTAAACTAATATGATTAAGTAAAAGTATAATTGGATTGTGCAAAAATGTATAAATGTATAACATCTATGTTGTCTACATATATATTGGTTGATGTGCATGTGCATAACTGTTTTTGATTATATTAATAGGATCATGATTTAGTaattcataaaatatttaaaaagaacccTAAATATGCAAGATCAAAACATGTTTCAAACTAAACTTGTATAAATTAGTTATTatgattttgtaaataaaatatatagattCTTACCTGCAGCATATATTACAATCATATTATGTAAACTAATATGATTAAGTAAAAGTATAATTGGATTGTGCAAAAATGTATAAATGTATAACATCTAAGATATATTTTTGAATGAATACAACCCACAATTATGTCATAAAACTAAATCCAGAATATAACATTGATTAAAATTGAACAAAATAATTCCATGGCAATCtcgaaattgaaataaaatgcttGAATACAGATAGTACATGTTGTCCAAGAGTGAAAGCTTTGTTGGTAGAAAATGCAGTACCACAAAGTAAATAAAACAATACATCCCTTAAATTTAACAACCAAAAAACATTAACCACAGGATTATAAGTTCCAACAGTTTTGTGATGGcatgcataaaataaaaaagttgatgAAGTCTTCAAGCATTTGCCTCAATCTTCACTTTTTTGGGTGGCTTGGTTCCTGAATATTGTGTAAGTCCTAAAAGCTGACAATCAGATTCTTCAGCATCAACACCATGAGAAACACTCTTTGATGGGGTATTGGCCAAACTCTTGTCAGGATCATTTTCTCCAAATGCAGATAAGGACTCCTGATCATGTAGTAAAcagatttattaaaatatgtaagaAAATACATGTTTTGCATGAAAACAGTGCAAGTAACAAATAACATACAATGGAAGTATCAACATGATCAGCAACAGCATTTGGAATGGCAGGAAGACTATGAGCCTGTATTACAAAATAGGATATTATTAATATGCTATGGATTTCAAATAATTTAAGATATTCAAGCAGATTACTATAAACTGAAAAACCTCATCAGCAATataatccttttgaatttgactAACAAATTCTTCATCATAAGAAAACTTCCAAACAGATGTTTGCCCAAAGGTTGGCTGAACTTTAGCTCTCAAAGCCATTTTCTTATCCAACAACATGTCAAGCTCGTCAGGATAAACCATGGGATCATCTTCACCATTctaaagttgaaaaaaaaaatgttagaaatcatatattatactattttacaaaaaaaatagattattaacaTACCTCTAACATTGATTTATGCATGCTATCAGCAGATTGTCCTATGATCTGCTCACATTCGGCATCCCAAAATACAAACCGAAACTTTGATTCACCGTCATAAACATATATATCAACTTTGTACCTATTACATAAATACA from Vicia villosa cultivar HV-30 ecotype Madison, WI unplaced genomic scaffold, Vvil1.0 ctg.002327F_1_1, whole genome shotgun sequence harbors:
- the LOC131638565 gene encoding uncharacterized protein LOC131638565 — protein: MESERLRWLRKNQSKLRVGKYNYLTDIRTNGHTDGANTGKRVVLPSSYVGSRRYMDQLYFDGMAICSYVGFPDLFITFTCNPNWPELKRVLAPNNLTPADRPDLIARVFKMKFDELLSDLTKKSCMGKVLAYMYTIEFQKRGLPHAHILIFLHPSSKYPTPADIDRIISAEIPNKDTDGDLYNLVKSHMIHGPCGNANRLSQCMKDGKCSKYFPKDFRAETVVDQDGYPVYRRRDNGHTVIRNGIEVDNRFVVPYNAKLLLKFRTHINMEWCNQSTSIKYLFKYINKGYDRITAAIVMNENGCPIERQDIDEIKQYIDCRYVSPSEASWRIYGFPIHGRRPAVERLHFHCEGQHSVYYTDISNVSNVLDKPSVTESMFTAWFEANQKYTEAQQLTYSNFVSKFVYVKKKREWKPRQRGYTIGRLIWVPPTTGELYFLRMMLTHVKGPRNYSELKIVNNVKYDTFRDACFAMGFIGDDREFIAAISEAFQWGSGHYLRLLFVHMLLSSSINRPRHVWSKTRDLLSDGILYSQQTIANNRGLRLSEQEIYNLTLIEIEKLLQRNRKSLSDFPGMPKPQGYVPEEFGNKLIYEERNYNPDEQLQEFNMLYQNLTDEQRDVFKKIMMAVNNQNGGVFFLYGYGGTGKTYMWRTLASYIRSKKQICLTVASSGIASLLLPGGRTAHSKFKIPIPTLESSTCDINKGSDRGDLLKLSKLIIWDEAPMCHKFCFEALDKTMKDIMGGSKASNKIFGGKVIVFGGDFRQILPVIPRGSRSDIVHATINSSYIWDHCKVLKLTKNMRLQQSANTTSSAELRQFSDWILTVGDGKISEPNDGYAEIDVPKDLLISNFDDPLQAIFEYTYPNFAVNYNNVDFLQSRAILAGTIETVDQINQYILEFVPGQEKEYLSSDSVDTTDGDGNESFDVLTPEFLNALQTSGVPNHKIKLKIGTPIMLLRNIDQAEGLCNGTRLIVTKLADHVIEAKIISGKNIGGIVYIARMDITPTQSPWPFRMTRRQFPIMVCYAMTINKSQGQSLDFVGIYLPRSVFSHGQFYVAVSRVKSKKGLKILIHDKDKQPLSATTNVVFKEVFENL
- the LOC131638566 gene encoding uncharacterized protein LOC131638566; translated protein: MDGLNQKALEDKWFSSVLSKKRSAEARLHRKRQLQSKRAKKYNGLQKENVGKTTPISSHDNAHARIPFSTISQNIPSSSNSVITTLQKTHASSVISNLANSLNKKRPRVVTCRNINMTGTNLKNRFDNVVGERGSTSSKNSPLHTTEINELFGDDNEEENMHDDSSESWSSDDSMVMDEDEEDMDNQAVVVNALPSGDFYDIGDPVFECPKCGANMWYLERKTKCRQTLSPKFTMCCGDGKVQIPLLREPPPVLQKLLFDQTNPESKLFQQQIRLFNMMFAFTSPGAKMDNRFNNGRGPPNYRIQGQSCHRIGSMLPLPGQNPRFAQLYIYDTEHEIQHRLNGFKTKEGIDIDIVKKLSSMLYQHNVHAQSFKMARDILSEGNVSDLKLRLISERRTDGRIYNQPTVSEVAALIVGDVDTAEKRDIIMHKQTGQLQRIDEYHTSYLGFQYPLLFPYGEDGYRPNIRHRSQDSNNRRNSESMTGVADNEDVPQKG
- the LOC131638554 gene encoding uncharacterized protein LOC131638554, whose amino-acid sequence is MALRAKVQPTFGQTSVWKFSYDEEFVSQIQKDYIADEAHSLPAIPNAVADHVDTSIESLSAFGENDPDKSLANTPSKSVSHGVDAEESDCQLLGLTQYSGTKPPKKVKIEANA